The window aaggtgcgAAAGTGATGAAATGATAACGACTTCATTACACTTTAGCAGAGCTATCATCACCATTACAGCAGAGAATGGAGGAGAGATGACTGGAGAAGATTATTATTGGGATATCatcataattttgttttttaaagtaaggcACTAGACGATGGATATGATTGTTAGTCTGCTATTTTAGTCTCTGATATTTAAAGAGATAGTTCGCcctatatttttcctcttacctgtagtgctgtttatcagtgtagattattttggtgtagagtgttggagatatctgctgcagagatgtctgccttctctccaatataatggaactagatggcacatGGCTTGTGATGctgaaaatccaagaaaaaaaaaacatttaaaagctcAACATCAATGTCTCTtaccagaaatcatgacccgattactcaagataatccacagattttGTTGGGTGcaatttcatgtaggaactattttctgtcagtggtgggtgaaattctgaaaatccTTACTGGGAAAAAAGTACAGGTAGTCCTGAAAAAATAActcaagtaaaaatgaaaattagtaTCTAAGAAACCTACTCAAGTAAAAGCAAGGTAGTAGCTGGAGTACAAATTACTTAAAGTACGATTTACTCTccaattaatattttttggatgtgtgagtcagtgcaaaaataaataaaagaaacgCTTGTTTTGATTAGCAGGTCAgctgatttaaaatgcaaaaaaagcccataTAATTGAGATATGTTTTccactctctccatctcttccttATCATAACATcgaagaaaaacattatttaaaaaattgacatAATTAACGTCAGCTTGCAGTTTACTTCAATCTACTTGCTGAGGTTAGAAGCGTTTTTAAAAGCGcatatttcagtgatttttggaAAGCACCGTAATCACGTCATCatgaaactgtcttttttttagattttggtgtaAAAAGCGTAGCCAGATGAGGTCAGGGGTTTGTCGCAGAGCTGCCTCTTGTTCTGGGTTTTGCTCCATCATCATTGCATCGTGATCAAAAGAAAGGCGGCGCTTCATTTTATTCCAAGCAGCTCGAAACTTGCTCGAAGCAAATGGAGTAGCTCCTCACACACTCAGTCCCCGTAGTTAGAGCATGCTGCCTTTAAAGAAGGCATGAATGGTAAAAAGAAgacttaaaaagacatttactgGCTCAAATAACATATTTGAGTAAAGAGTAGAAACAGGATCATTAAAACTACTTATTCCTTCAAAAATAGTCTGTTTTATTCCTGTGCATCACTCCTGACAACCTTATCACGACTTAGAGGTTCTCTcaaacactcggcaactcacacgaAAACTATCGACATTTATCAATAATAGGGAataggaaaaatgtattttagattttgggGTGGAGGCACGGTCGtgtagtggttagcactgtcgcCTGAGGATCTCAGGTTCGAATCCACGATGGGGCAGCGCTCGAATCTTGGATGGGTGGTGCGTGGGTTTTCTCCAggttctccggcttcctcccacaatccaaagacatgcaggttaactGGTGACTTTAAACTGTCTGAAGGTGTGATTGTGAGcttgaatggttgtctgtctctatgtgtcagcctgGTGACCTGTCCACGGTGTACCCCACCTTTCGCCCAATGGCAGCTGCGAGCTCCAGCTCCTGCAACCCTTGGGAGATAAGTTACAGctaatgagtgaatgaatgatcTGGGGGTGTCCCTTTAAAACTGATGTCTCACATCTGTATGCTTCCATCACTCATTTGACAATTTCTTCTCTTCCAGCGCTGATGGCGAGTTTGCTGTGACCCACATGACGAAGGCTCACCTTTTCTACACCGGTAAAATCCGCTGGGTCCCTCCTGCCATTTACAAAAGCTCCTGCAGCATCGACGTCACCTTTTTCCCGTTCGATCAACAGAACTGTAAAATGAAATTTGGCTCCTGGACGTACGACAAGGCCAAGATCGACCTGGAGAAAATTGAAAACACGGTGGACCTAAACAATTACTGGGAAAGCGGCGAATGGGCCATCATCAACGCTGTGGGGACGTACAACACAAAGAAGTACGACTGCTGCCATGAGATCTACCCAGACATCACCTACTTCTTCATCATCCGGAGGCTTCCCTTGTTTTACACCATCAACCTCATCATCCCGTGTTTGCTCATCTCCTGCCTCACCGTTCTGGTTTTCTATCTGCCCTCAGACTGTGGCGAGAAGATCACGCTGTGcatctctgtgctgctgtctctcactgtcttcctcctcctcatcactgAGATCATACCGTCCACATCCCTCGTCATCCCGCTCATCGGCGAGTACCTCCTCTTCACTATGATTTTCGTCACCCTCTCCATCGTCATCACCGTCTTTGTGCTCAACGTGCACCACCGCTCTCCCAGCACTCACAAGATGCCCCGCTGGGTCCACTCCGTCTTCCTGGACTTGATCCCACGGTGGTTGTTCATGCGACGGCCTGCGCCAGATGGCCGACGTCGCAGgctgttgctgctgcaacaGGAAGCAGCGCTGGAGCAGCGGCAGTGCCGGATATCTGGGTACAAATCTGGAAACTGCCTCAGCACCTCGGCGAACTGGTTAAGGGACGGGACAACATCAGAAGACCCCGAGAGAAGCTCTTATGAGGATTTAGAGCTGGGAACTCTGACGTCATATTTCTCCTTCCGCCCTCCTTCACCTAGACCGCCAGGGTCGACCCCGCCGCCACAGCAGAAAAACCCACAGAACAGCCTGAACCGACAGGAAACGGCTGCAGGGACGAACAGACATTTAACAGGGGCCAGAGTCAATCTCACTAAGAGGTCAATCAAAGCTGATAATTCAGTATCAGACTCAACATTCTTGCTTTCACCAAGCGTTATACGCGCTCTGGAAGGGGTGCACTACATCGCAGACCATCTGAGGGCGGAGGACGCCGACTTCAGTGTGAGtattaataaaattttaaaaatctactaaCTAACATagttcacacacaaaatgaccttttgtATGTCAGTCAGGGTTCTCGCGGTTCCTTAAAAAGGCATagaatttatttatctaaaaataaggcctcaACTGGtataaaattgacttaaattaaattttcaaaagtctaaaaatgctcagacatgggaggtaggatttcatttttcatttttttctgagactgcattgtaaaatgtcaaaataatttataacatctattgtttgttaaaatagtttaataaattaattttttaaactcatcatgagcagtggaatctcacatgcagattgagaaacataAAATCACCCAGAAAACTGgacagaaatgccagatattccCACTTCTGTTAGTAAAGATACTTTAGAGATAACTTTAATGATAACAatatatgttcattgtcttACATGTGTTCCACCCTAAAAAgggttgggattttttttcaacatttgacataatctaactttttcactggccaaaaagtcatgttttatgttacaataaacatttgggcgaAATAAAATTTTTGTTATTAGAAAACTGGTCTTATACTTAAATCTGagtgggatttaaaaaaagttaaaatgttttaaatccatCTTGCCTtcagctgcaggaaccctgtcaGTTGCTCACCCAGTGTGCAGCAGCCTTTTGTCCCTCTTTGTGGTTGCTGATGATTGCTGTTCGGCTTTGAGcagcaaaaacaggaaaagagtGACATCCAAAACTGAGGTGAAGGTTTAACTTAAAATGAAGCTATTTGAGACTCCAGGTTCTTTAAATAAAAGGTAGTATAAGCATGAAATCAAAAGACAAGGCAGCAACAAAGAGCAGACGTTACAGGCAGTGCGCCTCCAATCAGCAGCACCTGGACGTCCTTTGGCTTCTATCCCCCATCGGCACACTGCAGGCCTGCAGAGGGCAGCGAAAAACACAGCGGCAAGAAAAGGAGAGCTGGCTTCTACACTGTGGTACCTtgaattgcatgtttttgaattagtcagtcagtcattttctgtaatggTCCTGGTAAGGGTCAcaggggggggctggagccaaacCCCACCGGCAACGGGCAGGagggtggggtacaccctggacagttcgccagaccatcgcagggccgacacatatagacaaacaaccatacacactcacagtcacacctaagggcaatttagagtcaccaaataacctgcacagaagggcccccgcctgGAACCCTGAACCCTGCTCCAACTGGGATTTGAACCAGGgcccctcttgctgtgaggcaacagtgctaaccacaaagccactgtGCCGCCCTGGttttgaattaaaaagaaaaaaagaaaattcttgataCATTTTAGCAAAGAGGGATcttgtttaacaacagcaaaactatatttttgAATTCTTCGTTCACTTTAGGGTTATGCGATAaagtttttgggggttttttttccaaaaattcgATTTGACATGGGGTGAGtccttgatttttaaaacacttttacttAGCTCAAGGAAACTTATGCTAGCATAAAACCATCATTGATCAAAAATCAATTATAGAAAGAGACATAATTGATCCTATATGCAGTTCGAGGTGTCCTGTCATcagttttacagatgtcttGTGGTCTAAGgcgaaaatgttttttgagtgaagctatatagcagagtttcaggagcaggaccacacttCTACCGCACCTCAACCGCGCTTAAATACCCTCCtaacccgatctccccctttcCTTCTCGTTATTCTGCACGAGCGCGTACCGACACACCACGTAGCGTTTTGCTCTCGGTCGACTGCGGCTCGCTCACTCACCCCTATTATGGATCCGGTCTCTCTGTCCCCGTTGGATGGCGACCTGTTCGGTCGAAGCCGTGACCATGGCCCTCACCGTCTCCATCTGGCCGCGCAGGCGTCCTCAGGGTCCGACGCCGACAACTTCTCTGTCGCGTCCGTGCTGGAGACGCCGACCTCGGCAGTGCAACCGGCCGCCGGCCCCTCGGTTCCCTTCTTGGTCCATGTTCCACctggctcctctctgctcaccatAGATGTACGGCTCGGCCAATGGTTCCTCTGCGTCTGCTGGTCCGCCACCCTCAGCGGAAAGAAGAGGACGCGGTCGCCCCCGTGCAGCCCTGCGCCGCCGCGGTTCTCCTACTCCATCGCCGCGGAGGATACTGGCGGCCTCCCGCCGATGTCTCGACTCTGCCGGCTCGGCGGCTCGCCGTCGAGCGATGTGCGCTGGAGCGAGGCGTCACCACGCTCCAGCGAGGTCTCCCGATTGCCGGCCGCCTTCGAAGACCGGGGAATACTGTTTTGCAGAACTGACAACAAGCTTTTTGACATCCTGACATCTGAGTGCCGCTCTGTCAACATCGGCGCTCTTCCGGGAGACGTCATCGCGGCGGCTCCCGTCGTGCGCCATGACGTCAGTACCTCTGTTAAAGGGCCGGTTCGTCTTCAACCACTTCCGGCGGACCGTGCTGAATAGGAAGCGGGGACATGCTGCCTCTGGCGTGTCAAGTCAAGTCGGTTTTATTTGtagagcccattttcacaaaacatggtttgcctcagtgggctgtacggtttacaacatccctctgcccttagtccctcacatcacccaagggaaaactccccaaaaaaaaaaaaaaaaaaaggaagaaacctcagcaAGAGCGGGGCGCTGGGGGTGCAGCGGTCGCTTCACCTCGGTCCCACCAGCCGCAGAGGTCAGGTTTGCCTGATGCGTCTGATGTGTCATGGCACCCTCCCACTCCCACCAGCTCACCTGACCTGGGATTCTCGACGCTGTGTTGCCTGCATCCTTGACTGTTCTCCCTCCTCAATTTGAGCAGCCCACTCGTGTTGGACCGCCTGGCACCGGGATGCCAGCGCCACTTCCTGCTCTCCCCGGCCATCCATAGCAGCTCTGTACCCTTGGAGCacctggcaccgggctgccggtgccctctactgctcaaCCTCAGCAACTGCAGCATTCGTTTCTTGATGGAATTTCTAGCACCAGGGTATCGGTGCCCTCGGCCGCGCATGCTCGACAATcgcaccacttcgctctcgctggggcttctggcaccggggtgccgctgcccccagttgtacgttcacagtgactttgacagttcgctctcgttggagcttctggcaccAAGATGCCGCGCCCCCGGCTGTACAACCTCGCCCACTGCGCCGTTTCCCTTTTCTTGAGGCagcatctggcaccgggctgccagtgccctctactgcttaacatcgacgcctgcagcggttcgctcttgctggggagtctggcattgggatgccattgcccccggcCGTGCACGCTCGGCAACCAAACCACTTAGCTATCgttggggcatctggcaccggggtgccgctgcccccagttgtacgtccagtgacttcgacagttcgctctcgttggggcatctggcaccgagaTGTTGGGGGCCCCCAGATGTACGACATTGGCTACTGCACCGGTTCGCTCTCCTTGGGGCTtttggcaccgggctgccagtgccctctactgcttacccTCGAAGCCTGCATCCGCATTGTTCCCCAGGGGAGGGCTCCTTTCTCATCTGTTGCCTGTCGCTTCTTCCGTCCCGTCGCTCATAGCCTCCATCTCTCTCGTTGCGCCCAGCTGCGGCGAGCTCTGGTTCTGGCTCCGTTGCTTGGCGATTGGAACGAATCTCCTTCTTTGAGACGATCACCTGTCTCATCCTCAGGACGTCAACCTTTTCGATGACATGGCTCCATCTGccgtttttgggttttttttacgaTGGAAGATGGTTCGTAGGCAAATGGCCCCAAGAGTTGGAAGGAGACTGCCAGGTCACtttatctgctctctttgaGATCTACCCCATCATCGTCGTCACCATGTTATGGGGCCGTGAATGGAGTCGCCTATCTGTCCTCATCTACTCAGACAATCTCGCagtagtttgacatttaaataaagaagttcAGAAGCTTGGCTCCTCATGTAGACGCACACCCGACTCCGGTTCCTCCATATTCGACCTTGCCTTTCAACATCTAAACCCAGCTTTCATGCCCCTGATCTGGAATCTCAGAACACCATCATCAATAGCCTGTCCCCATGCAACTCTCTCTCCATATCGGTCGGCTTGGAATTATTTCCACAACTTTCATTACATGCATAACATaacttttccttcatttgatcTCATCACCTTAACCTGCTTCATCACCCACGCCCATTCTGTCTTGGGAAATTAAAACCCAGACAATCAAAGTCTACCTCAGCGGCATTTCATTCATCTCTAAACTCCTAACCGGTAGTCATGGCCAGCTCATGGTCATCCCCAGATCACCTCACTGCTCAGAGGCCACTCACACTAAGAACCAGCCCAAAATCCTCGTAGACTCCCATTAACCACGGATCTGCTGTCATGCTGTATCCACACCATCGGCTCCAGATATAGCTACCTCACGTCAACCAAACTCTAGAGGCAATGTTCATTCTCGCCTTCTTCCGTTTCCTCAGATGCTCAGAATTCACTGCTTCGACCCTTCGATACGATCCACGTCGGCAGGCCTGCCTCTCGGACCTTTTTTCCCTAACGACACCACAGTTATTcttaaaaagaaccaaaaccaacTAATCTAGCCAACCCACTCCCGTCTTCTACTTTAACATTCAATCAGTTCT is drawn from Plectropomus leopardus isolate mb chromosome 16, YSFRI_Pleo_2.0, whole genome shotgun sequence and contains these coding sequences:
- the chrna2b gene encoding neuronal acetylcholine receptor subunit alpha-2, with product MGHNHLFSARTAILCSLLMCQSVLCHEKTHSHAEDELFKTLFAGYNKWSRPVPNISDVVIVKFGLSIAQLIDVDEKNQMMTTNVWLKQEWNDYKLRWRPSDYDNVTSIRVPSELIWVPDIVLYNNADGEFAVTHMTKAHLFYTGKIRWVPPAIYKSSCSIDVTFFPFDQQNCKMKFGSWTYDKAKIDLEKIENTVDLNNYWESGEWAIINAVGTYNTKKYDCCHEIYPDITYFFIIRRLPLFYTINLIIPCLLISCLTVLVFYLPSDCGEKITLCISVLLSLTVFLLLITEIIPSTSLVIPLIGEYLLFTMIFVTLSIVITVFVLNVHHRSPSTHKMPRWVHSVFLDLIPRWLFMRRPAPDGRRRRLLLLQQEAALEQRQCRISGYKSGNCLSTSANWLRDGTTSEDPERSSYEDLELGTLTSYFSFRPPSPRPPGSTPPPQQKNPQNSLNRQETAAGTNRHLTGARVNLTKRSIKADNSVSDSTFLLSPSVIRALEGVHYIADHLRAEDADFSVKEDWKYVAMVIDRIFLWMFIIVCLLGTIGLFLPPWLAGMI